A window from Kovacikia minuta CCNUW1 encodes these proteins:
- a CDS encoding glutaredoxin family protein, with translation MRLILYSKPGCHLCEGLQEKLEHIQNLDLELEVRDITTRDDWFQAYQYEIPVLFWVREERESGVRSQKLKEDAEKKAAGSGQRAEGEMGEQGDKGTRGEEIQSSKFIPISRVSPRASVQQLERILRSYLEGDRE, from the coding sequence ATGCGGTTGATTTTGTATAGCAAACCGGGATGTCATCTGTGTGAAGGGTTGCAGGAAAAGCTGGAGCACATTCAGAATCTTGACCTGGAATTGGAGGTTCGGGATATTACAACTCGCGACGATTGGTTTCAGGCGTATCAGTATGAGATTCCAGTGCTGTTTTGGGTGAGGGAGGAGAGGGAGTCAGGAGTCAGGAGTCAGAAGCTAAAAGAAGATGCGGAGAAGAAGGCAGCGGGCAGCGGGCAGCGGGCAGAAGGGGAGATGGGGGAACAGGGAGACAAGGGGACAAGGGGGGAGGAAATTCAAAGTTCAAAATTCATCCCTATCTCGCGCGTTTCTCCCCGTGCGTCCGTACAACAATTGGAGCGGATTTTGCGGAGCTATCTAGAGGGCGATCGCGAATAA